One Lottiidibacillus patelloidae genomic region harbors:
- the spoVE gene encoding stage V sporulation protein E — protein sequence MSVKRTPPDFILVIATLTLLAIGIIMVYSASAVWAEYKFDGDSFFFVKRQLLFAGVGVFAMFAIMRIDYWTWRTWSKTLLLVCFLLLIVVLIPGVGMVRNGSQSWIGVGAFSIQPSEFMKLAMIAFLAKYLSENQKDIPYFKKGLVPTLGIVMLAFGLIMLQPDLGTGAVLVGTSVVIIFVAGARISHFVGLGLIGLAGFALLVLSAPYRIKRITSFLDPWEDPLGSGFQIIQSLLAIGPGGLLGLGLGQSRQKFFYLPEPQTDFIFAIIAEELGFIGGTFVILLFALLLWRGVRVALGAPDLFGSFLAIGIIAMIAIQVIINIGVVTGMFPVTGITLPFLSYGGSSLTLTLMAIGVLLNISRYSRI from the coding sequence ATGTCGGTGAAACGAACACCCCCAGATTTTATTTTAGTTATTGCAACACTTACGTTACTTGCCATAGGAATAATTATGGTTTACAGTGCAAGTGCTGTTTGGGCTGAATATAAATTTGATGGGGATTCTTTCTTTTTCGTTAAAAGGCAGTTACTATTTGCAGGCGTTGGTGTTTTCGCGATGTTTGCCATTATGAGGATTGATTATTGGACATGGCGTACTTGGTCAAAGACGCTTTTGCTTGTCTGCTTTTTATTGTTGATCGTAGTGCTTATTCCAGGAGTAGGGATGGTACGAAACGGCTCACAAAGTTGGATAGGGGTTGGAGCGTTTTCTATTCAACCTTCAGAATTTATGAAACTTGCAATGATTGCTTTCTTAGCAAAATATTTATCCGAAAATCAAAAAGATATTCCATACTTTAAAAAGGGGCTTGTTCCCACTTTAGGAATTGTAATGCTGGCGTTTGGGCTTATCATGTTGCAGCCAGATTTAGGGACAGGTGCTGTTTTAGTAGGTACTAGTGTCGTGATTATTTTTGTTGCTGGTGCCCGAATTAGTCATTTTGTCGGGTTAGGATTAATCGGATTAGCGGGCTTTGCATTATTAGTGTTATCTGCCCCTTATCGGATTAAACGAATCACCTCGTTCTTAGATCCATGGGAAGATCCATTAGGAAGCGGATTTCAAATTATTCAATCATTGTTAGCGATTGGACCTGGCGGACTCTTAGGATTAGGTTTGGGACAAAGTAGACAAAAATTCTTCTATTTACCAGAGCCACAAACAGACTTTATATTTGCAATTATCGCTGAAGAGTTAGGTTTTATTGGTGGAACATTTGTCATTTTACTGTTCGCTCTCCTTTTATGGCGAGGAGTAAGGGTAGCGCTAGGTGCGCCAGATTTATTTGGTAGTTTTCTAGCGATCGGAATTATTGCGATGATAGCTATACAAGTCATAATCAATATCGGTGTTGTAACAGGGATGTTTCCTGTTACCGGAATTACTTTACCTTTTCTTAGTTATGGTGGTTCTTCACTTACACTAACCTTAATGGCTATTGGTGTATTGTTAAATATTAGTCGTTATTCGAGGATTTAA
- the murB gene encoding UDP-N-acetylmuramate dehydrogenase translates to MKHIIERLENAEVGKILIDEPLANHTTLKIGGPADILVIPENINAIKKIISIVKEENVNWRAIGRGSNLLVDDDGIEGVVIKLSDGLDHLEIDEEEITVGGGYPIIKLATVISKQGLSGLEFAGGIPGSVGGAVFMNAGAHGSDISKILKKAHILFEDGTMTWLNCEEMDFSYRTSLLQEKPGVCLEAVFSLEKGNREEIVEIMQKNKDYRRKSQPWNFPCAGSIFRNPLPDYAGALIEKAGLKGHQIGGAQISEMHANFIVNAGNAKAKDVTDLIAFIKKTIKEKFSVEMETEVEIIGGRGKK, encoded by the coding sequence ATGAAGCACATAATAGAACGCCTGGAAAATGCTGAAGTTGGAAAAATATTAATAGACGAACCACTGGCAAACCATACGACATTAAAAATAGGTGGGCCAGCTGATATTTTAGTTATTCCTGAAAATATTAATGCAATTAAAAAGATTATTAGTATTGTAAAAGAGGAAAACGTAAATTGGCGAGCAATCGGAAGAGGGTCAAATTTATTAGTTGATGACGATGGAATTGAAGGCGTTGTCATTAAACTATCTGACGGTCTCGATCATTTAGAAATTGATGAGGAAGAAATTACAGTCGGTGGTGGTTATCCGATTATTAAACTTGCAACTGTAATTAGTAAGCAAGGTTTATCTGGTCTTGAATTTGCTGGTGGAATTCCAGGTTCAGTAGGTGGAGCAGTATTTATGAATGCTGGTGCTCATGGATCAGATATATCAAAAATACTTAAAAAAGCACACATATTATTTGAAGACGGTACAATGACATGGCTAAATTGTGAGGAAATGGACTTTTCTTATCGAACTTCCCTACTGCAAGAAAAACCAGGAGTTTGTTTAGAAGCAGTTTTTTCTCTAGAAAAAGGGAACAGAGAAGAAATTGTTGAAATAATGCAAAAAAATAAAGATTATCGTAGGAAGTCACAGCCTTGGAACTTCCCATGTGCAGGAAGTATTTTTAGAAATCCACTCCCTGACTATGCAGGTGCGCTTATAGAAAAAGCGGGACTTAAAGGACATCAAATTGGTGGTGCACAAATTTCAGAGATGCATGCCAATTTCATTGTAAATGCAGGAAATGCAAAAGCAAAAGATGTGACAGACTTAATTGCTTTTATAAAGAAGACAATAAAAGAAAAATTTTCTGTTGAAATGGAGACAGAAGTAGAAATCATTGGTGGGCGAGGGAAAAAGTAG
- a CDS encoding cell division protein FtsQ/DivIB, which produces MNTNNKVSSIEDRIPRLKELRKQKANKRLIFYISVFFLLIAFIVYTQSPLSNLQEIEISGNIYVSDEKVIKQSELTNELNFWEIDLNIVRDKLHALEQVSDVKIEKNWYNKISITIEEHRHIAYLQIDGKYFPIIESGKILKPLSEKEWAVNAPILVNWEQGEDLQALAEQLVKIEQSISGRISEIHHVPSDIDPWRLLLFMNDGYEVLASIGNLAQNISFYPSILEELKLEGYPEGIIHLEVGSYFEYAEDNN; this is translated from the coding sequence ATGAATACGAATAATAAAGTATCTTCAATTGAAGATCGAATTCCTCGATTGAAAGAATTAAGAAAACAAAAAGCAAATAAAAGGCTAATCTTTTACATATCTGTATTCTTTTTACTCATCGCTTTTATCGTATATACACAATCTCCATTAAGTAATTTACAAGAAATCGAGATTAGTGGAAATATATATGTTTCAGATGAAAAAGTAATAAAGCAAAGCGAATTAACAAATGAATTAAACTTTTGGGAGATTGATTTGAACATCGTACGAGACAAGCTTCACGCATTGGAGCAAGTAAGTGATGTTAAGATTGAAAAAAACTGGTATAACAAAATTTCAATAACGATTGAAGAGCATCGCCATATTGCCTATTTGCAAATTGACGGTAAATACTTTCCAATTATTGAAAGCGGTAAGATTCTGAAACCTTTATCGGAAAAAGAATGGGCTGTAAATGCGCCAATCTTAGTGAATTGGGAACAAGGTGAAGACCTACAAGCATTAGCAGAGCAATTGGTGAAAATTGAACAATCGATTAGTGGTAGAATATCAGAAATTCACCATGTCCCTTCTGATATCGATCCATGGAGACTACTATTATTTATGAATGATGGTTATGAAGTACTTGCTAGTATTGGTAATTTAGCACAAAACATTTCTTTTTATCCTTCCATATTGGAAGAGTTGAAATTAGAAGGTTATCCGGAAGGTATTATTCACCTCGAAGTCGGTTCTTACTTTGAATATGCTGAGGATAATAATTGA
- the ftsA gene encoding cell division protein FtsA — MNSNEVYVSLDIGTSNVKVIIGEMTNGALNIIGVGTAKSEGIKKGSIVDIDLTVHSIKNAIEQAEKMVGLEIKNVIVGVSGNHISLQNSHGVVAVSGEKRVPEIDDQDIARVMEAAQVSIPLDRKIMDVIPKEFIVDGLSGITAPRGMIGVRLEMHGTIISGSKTVLHNIERCVQRAGLNVSYVCLEPLASGMTALSKDERNIGTALVDIGGGTTTVSIFDQGHLQAMVEIPVGGDHITKDISIGLKTTTDVAETLKLKYGHAFYDNASEDVVFQVPIIGGNKHVDKSQLEISDIIEARLVEILQLVELEVRKLGYKDLSGGYVLTGGVSSTEGLLDLASEVLQHHVRIAVPDYIGVREPQYTSSVGLIKFTDHLVKVQGKGKEVAAGIIEDIEVPIKKEKAPKKEKNTDALAKIKNWTKYFFE, encoded by the coding sequence ATGAACAGCAATGAAGTATACGTAAGTTTAGACATCGGTACATCCAATGTAAAAGTTATCATTGGTGAAATGACCAACGGGGCACTTAATATCATTGGAGTAGGAACAGCAAAGTCAGAAGGAATCAAAAAAGGTTCCATTGTTGATATAGATTTAACCGTTCATTCTATCAAAAACGCGATAGAACAAGCAGAAAAAATGGTAGGATTAGAGATTAAAAATGTCATTGTCGGCGTTTCAGGGAATCATATTTCTCTTCAAAACTCTCATGGCGTTGTCGCTGTCTCAGGTGAAAAAAGAGTTCCTGAGATTGATGATCAAGATATTGCTAGAGTTATGGAAGCAGCTCAAGTTTCTATACCTTTAGACCGTAAGATTATGGATGTTATCCCGAAAGAATTTATCGTTGATGGACTTTCTGGCATTACAGCACCACGAGGAATGATTGGTGTTCGTTTAGAAATGCATGGAACAATAATCTCTGGTTCTAAAACTGTGTTACATAATATTGAGCGATGTGTTCAACGTGCAGGATTAAATGTTTCTTATGTTTGCCTAGAACCATTAGCATCTGGGATGACGGCATTATCAAAGGATGAAAGGAATATTGGAACTGCCCTAGTTGACATCGGTGGAGGAACGACAACCGTTTCCATCTTTGATCAAGGCCACTTACAAGCCATGGTTGAAATCCCTGTTGGTGGTGATCACATTACGAAAGACATTTCAATCGGCCTAAAAACTACGACAGACGTTGCAGAAACTTTAAAACTGAAATATGGACATGCTTTTTACGATAATGCTTCTGAAGATGTCGTTTTCCAAGTACCAATTATCGGTGGAAATAAGCATGTTGATAAAAGCCAATTAGAAATTAGTGATATTATCGAAGCGCGCTTAGTTGAAATTTTACAGCTTGTCGAATTGGAAGTTCGTAAATTAGGTTACAAAGACTTATCAGGTGGATATGTTTTAACTGGAGGAGTTTCATCTACAGAAGGCTTATTAGATTTAGCATCTGAAGTGTTACAACACCATGTTCGCATAGCGGTGCCAGATTATATTGGAGTTCGTGAGCCTCAATACACATCAAGCGTAGGCCTTATTAAATTTACAGATCATCTTGTCAAAGTACAAGGTAAAGGTAAGGAAGTAGCTGCTGGAATTATTGAAGATATAGAAGTTCCGATAAAGAAAGAAAAAGCGCCTAAAAAAGAAAAAAATACAGATGCATTGGCAAAAATTAAAAACTGGACTAAATATTTCTTCGAGTAA
- the ftsZ gene encoding cell division protein FtsZ: MLDFDTNMESLATIKVIGVGGGGNNAVNRMIEHGVRGVEFIAVNTDAQALNLSKAETRMQIGGKLTRGLGAGANPEVGKKAAEESREQIEEALSGADMVFVTAGMGGGTGTGAAPVIADIAKSIGALTVGVVTRPFTFEGRKRSSQAATGIEALKNSVDTLIVIPNDRLLEIVEKNTPMLEAFREADNVLRQGVQGISDLIAVPGLINLDFADVKTIMSDKGSALMGIGAASGENRAAEAAKKAISSPLLETSIDGAQGVLMNITGGANLSLFEVNEAADIVASAADQDVNMIFGAVINEEMKEEIMVTVIATGFVEQATIAAKPARQKTFVSGTAREEKTTEQKTTTTTVQRNGAEDPLDIPAFLRNRSRRR, translated from the coding sequence ATGTTAGATTTTGATACAAATATGGAATCACTTGCAACAATTAAAGTAATTGGTGTTGGTGGTGGAGGAAATAATGCAGTAAACCGAATGATTGAACACGGTGTTCGAGGTGTAGAGTTTATTGCTGTAAATACTGATGCACAAGCTCTTAATTTATCGAAGGCTGAAACACGTATGCAAATTGGTGGGAAGCTTACACGCGGATTAGGTGCAGGTGCTAACCCTGAAGTAGGAAAAAAAGCTGCTGAAGAAAGCCGAGAACAAATTGAAGAAGCACTTAGCGGTGCAGATATGGTATTCGTAACAGCAGGAATGGGTGGAGGAACTGGTACTGGTGCAGCTCCAGTAATTGCTGATATTGCGAAATCAATTGGAGCATTGACTGTAGGTGTAGTTACTCGACCGTTTACATTTGAAGGAAGAAAACGTTCAAGTCAAGCTGCAACTGGAATCGAAGCACTAAAAAATAGCGTAGATACTTTAATTGTAATTCCAAACGATCGCTTACTAGAGATTGTTGAAAAGAATACACCTATGTTAGAAGCATTCCGTGAAGCGGATAACGTATTACGTCAAGGTGTACAAGGTATCTCAGATTTAATCGCCGTACCAGGACTAATTAACTTAGACTTTGCAGATGTAAAAACTATTATGTCTGACAAAGGATCTGCATTAATGGGAATTGGGGCTGCAAGTGGTGAAAATCGTGCAGCTGAAGCAGCTAAAAAAGCTATTTCAAGTCCATTACTTGAAACGTCAATTGATGGAGCTCAAGGTGTATTAATGAACATTACTGGTGGAGCAAATTTAAGTTTATTTGAAGTTAATGAAGCAGCAGATATTGTAGCTTCAGCGGCTGACCAAGATGTAAACATGATCTTTGGTGCTGTTATTAATGAAGAAATGAAAGAAGAAATTATGGTAACTGTAATTGCTACAGGGTTTGTTGAACAAGCAACTATTGCTGCAAAGCCAGCTCGCCAAAAGACTTTTGTTTCAGGGACAGCTCGTGAAGAAAAAACAACTGAACAAAAAACTACAACAACTACTGTACAACGTAATGGAGCGGAAGATCCTTTAGATATTCCGGCATTCTTACGTAACCGTAGTCGTCGCAGATAA
- the spoIIGA gene encoding sigma-E processing peptidase SpoIIGA, producing the protein MTIYLDVIWFLNFCFDALLLLLTGLVLKRRITKWRIILGAFIGSTIVLFMFTPYNYIFSLPLVKIMFSLVIVLAAFGFTRLTTYMQNVAMFYFVTFVMGGGMLGVHYLFNVQWLETQSNYEIGDPVSWLFVIIGFPLIFYYSKSRFSSIEVRKVHFDQLVDVTVVVGEVTIKTVGLIDSGNQLNDPITRAPVLIMDTKSCKEQLPKTFLHRIENPTTIGMDEEETKNCAWEHRMKIIPYRAVGSSNQFLIAIKPDKLTIRHDDVNYVVGKGLVAFSTTTLSSENEYGCIVHPKMIVLGQSTQSA; encoded by the coding sequence TTGACGATATACTTAGATGTCATTTGGTTTTTAAATTTTTGTTTTGATGCGTTGTTATTATTGTTGACGGGACTAGTGTTAAAAAGACGTATAACAAAGTGGCGTATAATTTTAGGTGCATTTATTGGATCGACGATAGTATTGTTTATGTTCACACCTTATAATTATATTTTTTCTTTGCCCTTGGTAAAAATTATGTTTTCGCTTGTTATTGTCCTCGCAGCATTTGGTTTTACACGGTTAACTACTTATATGCAAAATGTTGCGATGTTTTATTTTGTTACGTTCGTTATGGGTGGTGGAATGTTAGGAGTGCATTATTTATTTAATGTGCAATGGCTGGAAACGCAAAGTAATTATGAAATCGGCGACCCGGTTAGTTGGCTATTTGTCATCATAGGATTCCCACTCATCTTTTACTACTCGAAAAGTAGATTTTCTTCAATTGAGGTCAGAAAAGTACATTTTGACCAACTCGTTGATGTAACCGTGGTTGTAGGAGAAGTAACAATAAAAACTGTCGGATTAATAGATAGTGGAAACCAATTAAATGACCCAATTACGAGAGCCCCAGTATTAATCATGGACACAAAAAGTTGCAAAGAACAGTTGCCGAAAACATTTTTACATCGTATCGAAAATCCAACAACAATTGGGATGGATGAAGAAGAAACAAAAAACTGTGCTTGGGAGCATCGAATGAAAATTATCCCTTATCGTGCAGTAGGAAGTAGTAATCAATTTTTAATCGCAATCAAACCTGACAAGCTAACGATTAGGCATGATGACGTTAATTATGTAGTAGGAAAAGGATTAGTTGCATTTAGTACAACAACGTTATCAAGTGAAAATGAGTATGGGTGTATTGTCCATCCAAAAATGATCGTTCTAGGTCAGTCTACACAATCAGCATAA
- the sigE gene encoding RNA polymerase sporulation sigma factor SigE: protein MKKIKIRLTLLWYKLLIKLGLKTDEVYYIGGSEALPPPLSKEEEAELLSQLPSGDKAVRSILIERNLRLVVYIARKFENTGINIEDLISIGTIGLIKAVNTFNPEKKIKLATYASRCIENEILMYLRRNNKTRSEVSFDEPLNVDWDGNELLLSDVMGTENDVITKDIEATVDKRLLKKALHTLNDREKQIMLLRFGLEGDEEKTQKDVADLLGISQSYISRLEKRIIKRLQKEFNKMV, encoded by the coding sequence ATGAAAAAAATTAAAATTCGTCTTACATTATTGTGGTACAAACTATTAATAAAACTTGGGCTGAAGACTGATGAAGTTTATTACATTGGAGGAAGTGAAGCATTACCTCCGCCATTATCCAAAGAAGAGGAAGCAGAACTTTTAAGTCAATTACCATCTGGTGATAAAGCTGTAAGGTCCATACTTATTGAAAGAAACTTGCGTTTAGTCGTATACATTGCAAGGAAATTTGAAAATACAGGGATTAATATTGAAGATTTAATTAGTATAGGGACGATTGGGCTTATTAAAGCAGTAAATACGTTTAACCCAGAAAAGAAAATTAAACTAGCGACATATGCTTCCCGTTGTATCGAAAATGAGATTTTAATGTATTTAAGAAGGAATAATAAAACAAGATCGGAAGTTTCGTTCGATGAACCATTAAATGTCGATTGGGATGGAAATGAATTGCTTCTTTCTGATGTTATGGGTACGGAAAATGATGTGATAACAAAAGATATAGAAGCAACGGTTGATAAAAGATTATTGAAAAAAGCACTTCATACGTTAAATGACAGAGAGAAACAAATTATGCTTTTACGATTTGGTTTAGAAGGTGATGAAGAGAAAACTCAGAAAGATGTTGCAGACCTTTTAGGAATATCACAATCTTATATTTCTCGCCTAGAAAAGCGTATCATTAAGCGATTACAAAAGGAATTTAATAAGATGGTGTAA
- the sigG gene encoding RNA polymerase sporulation sigma factor SigG, with amino-acid sequence MARNKVEICGVDTSKLPVLKNEEMRKLFREMQSGELQAREKLVNGNLRLVLSVIQRFNNRGEYVDDLFQVGCIGLMKSIDNFDLGQNVRFSTYAVPMIIGEIRRYLRDNNPIRVSRSLRDIAYKALQARERLMSKTNREPTPKEIADELDVQQEDVVFALDAIQDPVSLFEPIYNDGGDPIYVMDQISDDKQKDLQWVEEIALKEGMRRLNEREKMILTKRFFQGKTQMEVADEIGISQAQVSRLEKAAIKQMNKHIQH; translated from the coding sequence ATGGCTCGCAATAAAGTTGAAATTTGTGGCGTTGATACGTCAAAGTTACCAGTTTTAAAAAATGAAGAAATGAGAAAATTGTTTAGAGAAATGCAATCTGGTGAATTACAAGCAAGGGAAAAATTAGTAAACGGGAACTTGCGATTAGTACTTAGTGTAATTCAAAGGTTCAACAACAGAGGCGAATATGTTGATGATTTATTTCAAGTTGGTTGTATTGGATTAATGAAGTCTATCGACAATTTTGATTTAGGTCAAAATGTTCGTTTCTCGACGTATGCTGTACCTATGATCATCGGTGAAATCCGTAGATATTTACGAGATAATAACCCGATTAGAGTATCCAGGTCACTCCGAGATATAGCGTACAAAGCATTGCAAGCACGTGAAAGGTTAATGAGTAAAACAAACCGTGAACCAACTCCGAAAGAAATTGCAGATGAATTAGATGTTCAACAAGAAGATGTTGTATTTGCACTAGATGCTATTCAAGATCCTGTATCACTATTTGAGCCAATTTATAATGATGGTGGAGACCCAATTTATGTCATGGACCAAATTAGTGATGATAAGCAAAAAGATTTGCAATGGGTAGAAGAAATAGCCCTAAAAGAAGGAATGCGTCGCTTAAATGAGCGAGAAAAAATGATACTTACGAAGAGATTCTTTCAAGGAAAAACACAAATGGAAGTTGCTGATGAGATTGGAATATCTCAAGCACAAGTGTCACGTTTGGAAAAAGCAGCTATAAAACAAATGAATAAGCATATTCAACATTAG
- a CDS encoding YlmC/YmxH family sporulation protein: MIKISEFQVKDVININDGKRIGHVSDLDINLSTGKIDAIIIMRSGKILGMFGKEEEVIIPWRNIIKIGSDVILVRHYDMNDHSGPNENQV, encoded by the coding sequence ATGATAAAAATTTCTGAATTTCAAGTTAAAGATGTTATAAATATTAATGATGGAAAGCGCATTGGTCATGTTAGTGATTTAGATATTAATTTATCTACAGGAAAAATTGACGCAATAATTATAATGCGCAGCGGAAAAATATTAGGTATGTTTGGAAAAGAAGAAGAAGTAATTATACCGTGGAGAAACATTATTAAAATTGGTAGTGATGTCATTTTAGTACGTCATTATGATATGAACGACCATTCGGGACCAAACGAAAACCAAGTGTAG
- the pgeF gene encoding peptidoglycan editing factor PgeF, which produces MYKDLRDNFTLTKLGDKKLTIGMTTRNGGASTPPFSSLNLGLHVHDKKETVVQNRGKVASAINFPLNNWVCADQVHDTVIKEVTTLDLGKGVYDYEDAIKGTDGLYTKEADILLTAAFADCVPLFFAVEDPAIVAIAHGGWKGTTSKIAAKMIEQLQNKEDILAENVHVYIGPSIGACCYEVDNRVIEQVNKSCENNHLSYETTSNGYMLDLKELNRQILIEAGVIEQHISISPYCTSCQNELFFSHRKENGSTGRMFGFIGMKQED; this is translated from the coding sequence ATGTACAAAGACTTGCGCGATAATTTCACATTGACAAAGCTCGGTGACAAAAAACTAACAATAGGAATGACGACTCGAAATGGTGGAGCAAGCACTCCACCCTTTTCATCGTTAAATTTAGGCTTACATGTACATGATAAGAAGGAAACGGTTGTACAAAATAGAGGAAAAGTAGCAAGTGCTATAAATTTTCCTTTAAACAATTGGGTATGTGCTGATCAAGTCCATGACACAGTTATTAAAGAAGTAACTACATTGGACCTTGGAAAAGGTGTATACGACTATGAAGACGCGATAAAGGGAACGGATGGCTTGTATACTAAGGAGGCTGACATTCTTTTAACAGCAGCCTTCGCAGACTGTGTCCCATTGTTCTTTGCAGTTGAAGACCCTGCAATCGTAGCTATCGCTCATGGAGGTTGGAAAGGTACAACTTCAAAAATAGCCGCCAAAATGATTGAGCAATTACAAAACAAGGAAGATATTTTAGCAGAAAACGTACATGTTTATATTGGACCTTCAATAGGTGCGTGCTGTTATGAAGTCGATAACAGAGTAATTGAACAAGTAAACAAGAGTTGTGAGAATAATCATTTGTCTTATGAAACTACAAGCAATGGTTATATGCTAGACTTAAAAGAACTTAACCGACAAATTCTTATAGAAGCTGGTGTAATCGAGCAACATATCTCTATCTCACCATATTGTACGAGTTGTCAAAATGAGTTGTTCTTTTCCCATCGCAAAGAAAATGGGAGTACTGGAAGAATGTTTGGTTTTATTGGTATGAAACAGGAGGATTGA
- a CDS encoding YggS family pyridoxal phosphate-dependent enzyme, which produces MTVKRNYEEIKETIRNACQRRNRQETEVNVIAVTKYVSLKTAQEAIEAGVKHLGENRVEGFLEKFETLNGKAKFHFIGTLQSRKVKDVINEIDYLHSLDRLSLAKEIEKRAENEVNCFIQVNVSGEDSKHGIAPEDVKDFVEKIKDYSKVKVVGLMTMAPNIEDKEKIRTYFRDLKSLQMDVQALNIRNAPCLELSMGMSNDYEIAIEEGATFVRIGSALVGNETI; this is translated from the coding sequence TTGACTGTTAAAAGAAATTATGAGGAAATAAAAGAGACGATCCGTAATGCTTGTCAAAGGAGGAATCGACAAGAAACAGAAGTTAACGTCATTGCTGTTACGAAGTATGTTTCCTTAAAAACTGCTCAGGAAGCTATTGAGGCAGGAGTTAAGCATTTAGGTGAAAATCGTGTTGAAGGCTTTTTAGAAAAATTTGAAACGCTAAATGGGAAGGCGAAATTTCATTTTATTGGAACATTGCAGTCAAGAAAAGTAAAAGATGTAATTAATGAAATTGATTATTTACATTCATTAGACCGCCTTTCGCTAGCGAAAGAAATCGAAAAAAGAGCAGAAAATGAAGTAAATTGCTTCATTCAAGTAAACGTTTCTGGAGAGGATTCAAAGCATGGCATAGCTCCAGAAGACGTAAAAGACTTTGTCGAAAAGATTAAAGATTATTCAAAGGTAAAAGTTGTCGGATTAATGACTATGGCTCCAAATATAGAGGATAAGGAAAAGATTAGAACTTATTTTCGTGATTTAAAAAGTCTGCAAATGGATGTTCAAGCGTTAAATATCCGTAATGCGCCTTGCTTAGAATTATCTATGGGTATGTCAAATGATTATGAAATTGCGATTGAAGAAGGAGCGACATTCGTTAGAATCGGCTCAGCTTTAGTTGGAAATGAAACAATTTAA
- a CDS encoding YggT family protein codes for MLEQILLTALNLYSFALIGYILMSWFPNARESGIGRFLSTICEPYLEPFRRIIPPLGMIDISPIVAIFALTFAEMGVISLFNMFT; via the coding sequence ATGTTAGAACAAATTTTACTTACAGCACTAAATCTTTATAGTTTTGCTTTAATTGGTTATATTTTAATGTCTTGGTTTCCTAATGCAAGAGAATCAGGTATTGGTCGTTTTCTATCGACAATTTGTGAACCTTACTTAGAACCTTTCCGCCGCATTATTCCACCATTAGGTATGATCGATATTTCACCAATTGTGGCAATTTTTGCATTAACTTTTGCAGAAATGGGTGTCATCAGCCTTTTTAACATGTTTACATAA